The following proteins come from a genomic window of Lemur catta isolate mLemCat1 chromosome 4, mLemCat1.pri, whole genome shotgun sequence:
- the SOWAHC gene encoding ankyrin repeat domain-containing protein SOWAHC, protein MEGPAERGPEAELGHEAVLRFLAERGGRALHAELVQHFRGALGGEPEQRASARARFKELVNAVATVRTDPADGCKYVHLKKRFCGGPPPPEAAPPGHPPLIEVTAEPEAPDGPPAPEDRSPLPEAAAPEAPRGPGDGEPPTAAFGAPLSGGARRKNSRRDVPPLPRPPAPGPSEDLERLPHGSEEADGGSSPGAAGTPRSARQNFRDLVMGSSPQLKRSLCPGSSSPGSSSAGGRSRGGGDSDSASVASSSAEEESTGGGSVTLDPLEHAWMLSASDGKWDSLEGLLTCEPGLLAKRDFITGFTCLHWAAKHGRQELLAMLVNFANKHQLPVNINARTSGGYTALHLAAMHGHVEVVKLLVGAYDADVDIRDYSGKKASQYLSQSIAEEIKNLVGALDEEDSESAVGSGGGRWRLSKVLPSHLITYKLSHVLEDGGEHHHHHHHHHLAEGWAGGKAKDPGRKASGSSSGRIKPRLNKIRFRTQIIHTTPSFRDPDQPLEEGEVEEEERSFKGHSSSFKLRPKSNVFG, encoded by the coding sequence ATGGAGGGACCGGCGGAGCGGGGTCCCGAGGCGGAGCTGGGCCACGAGGCGGTGCTGCGCTTCCTCGCGGAGCGTGGGGGCCGGGCCCTGCACGCCGAGCTGGTGCAGCACTTCAGGGGCGCCCTGGGCGGCGAGCCTGAGCAGCGCGCCAGCGCCCGGGCCCGCTTCAAGGAGCTGGTCAACGCCGTGGCCACGGTGCGCACCGACCCCGCCGACGGCTGCAAGTACGTGCACCTCAAGAAGCGGTTCTGCGGGGGGCCTCCGCCGCCCGAGGCCGCGCCCCCCGGGCACCCGCCCCTCATCGAGGTGACCGCCGAGCCGGAGGCCCCCGACGGCCCGCCCGCGCCCGAGGACCGCAGTCCGCTCCCCGAGGCAGCGGCTCCTGAGGCGCCCCGCGGGCCGGGCGATGGGGAGCCCCCGACCGCCGCGTTTGGCGCGCCCCTGAGCGGCGGGGCCCGGAGGAAGAACTCGCGGCGCGACGTGCCGCCCCTGCCCCGGCCGCCGGCCCCCGGTCCCAGCGAGGACCTGGAGCGCTTGCCCCACGGCAGCGAGGAGGCAGACGGAGGTAGCTCCCCTGGGGCTGCTGGCACACCGAGGTCCGCCCGCCAGAACTTCCGGGACCTGGTGATGGGCAGCTCCCCGCAGCTGAAAAGGAGCTTGTGTCCTgggagcagcagccctgggagctccTCCGCCGGAGGACGCAGCCGAGGCGGGGGCGACTCCGACAGCGCCTCGGTGGCTTCTTCGTCCGCGGAGGAAGAGAGCACTGGCGGGGGCTCGGTGACGCTGGACCCTTTGGAGCACGCCTGGATGCTCTCGGCCTCCGACGGCAAGTGGGACAGCCTAGAAGGGTTGCTCACCTGCGAGCCGGGCCTGCTAGCCAAGAGGGACTTCATCACCGGCTTCACCTGCCTGCATTGGGCCGCCAAGCACGGGAGGCAGGAGCTACTGGCCATGCTGGTGAACTTCGCCAACAAACACCAGTTGCCGGTGAACATCAACGCCAGGACGAGCGGCGGCTACACCGCCCTGCACCTGGCAGCCATGCACGGGCACGTGGAGGTGGTGAAGCTGCTGGTAGGGGCCTACGACGCTGATGTGGACATCAGGGACTACAGTGGGAAAAAGGCCTCCCAGTACCTGAGTCAGAGCATCGCGGAGGAGATAAAGAACCTGGTGGGAGCCCTGGACGAGGAGGACAGCGAAAGCGCTGTTGGCAGCGGGGGTGGGCGCTGGAGGCTTTCAAAAGTGCTCCCCTCCCATCTCATCACCTACAAACTCTCGCACGTCCTGGAGGATGGGGGCGagcatcaccaccatcatcaccatcaccacttgGCTGAGGGATGGGCTGGAGGCAAAGCAAAGGATCCAGGTCGTAAAGCCTCCGGCAGCTCTAGTGGGCGTATAAAACCTAGACTCAACAAAATCCGCTTCCGAACCCAGATCATCCACACCACACCCTCTTTCAGGGACCCAGACCAACcactggaggagggggaggtggaggaggaggaacgGTCTTTTAAAGGTCACTCATCCTCCTTCAAATTGAGACCAAAATCCAATGTATTTGGGTGA